Proteins co-encoded in one Stomoxys calcitrans chromosome 5, idStoCalc2.1, whole genome shotgun sequence genomic window:
- the LOC106091154 gene encoding heat shock 70 kDa protein cognate 4-like encodes MVNEAEKYQNEDEKQKETIDSLKSYCFNMKATLDEGNLKTKICKSDRTTTMEKCNENIKWLDANQLADKDEYEHRQKELEGVCNPIITKLYQGAGGAPGDIPGGMPGFPGGAGAAPGAGSGAGPTIEEVD; translated from the coding sequence ATGGTCAACGAAGCTGAAAAATACCAAAATGAAGATGAGAAGCAAAAGGAAACCATTGACTCCTTGAAATCGTACTGCTTCAACATGAAGGCTACATTGGACGAAGGCAACTTGAAGACCAAGATCTGCAAGTCGGACCGCACCACCACCATGGAGAAATGCAACGAGAACATCAAATGGTTGGATGCCAATCAATTGGCCGATAAGGATGAATACGAGCATCGTCAAAAGGAATTGGAAGGTGTTTGCAACCCTATCATCACCAAGTTGTACCAAGGTGCTGGTGGAGCTCCCGGTGATATACCCGGCGGTATGCCTGGCTTCCCCGGTGGCGCTGGTGCTGCTCCCGGTGCCGGTTCCGGTGCTGGTCCCACCATCGAAGAAGTCGATTAA